A stretch of Kazachstania africana CBS 2517 chromosome 7, complete genome DNA encodes these proteins:
- the AGE1 gene encoding GTPase-activating protein AGE1 (similar to Saccharomyces cerevisiae AGE1 (YDR524C); ancestral locus Anc_1.23) — MSLSNDLTVSNQKELRKLDPYLPFLWVQTLISSLLNTNPTKTTTRSSSASGGKNTNHPSSKNNPRRLNLIDKSSTHKEDLKTINSIKSNIDYTLLNTVKKLHVSNLKCCDCNSTENVEWISINLLCTLCIKCSGAHRSMGSHISKIRSLIYDNFRPDELLYLIENKISNSACNLLYESNLDPDLKIDFNSNDSERSTFITNKYKLKIFINDGNQDFKNSTKQLVKAIHLNSIHLLQSCIAKSNMSLRDLSLQYNKSSNLSLFKYSLKHYNFINNKKIFYVTEFLLINNMTLDTDFPTTSDLSNDTLNYWKLKLTNSGDLQPQLNPGSVTSKSNSNPTIDNDTKANVKRNSGKRWSLALLPRSTLHKSLKKK; from the coding sequence ATGTCTCTTTCTAATGATCTGACCgtttcaaatcaaaaagaACTACGAAAATTGGATCCATACTTACCATTTCTTTGGGTACAAACTCTCATctcatcattattgaatacAAATCCTACtaaaacaacaacaagaaGCAGTAGTGCCAGTGGTGGAAAAAATACGAATCACCCATCCTCCAAGAACAATCCACGCCGTCTCaatttgattgataaaTCTTCCACACACAaggaagatttgaaaacgataaattcaattaaatcaaatatcGACTATACACTCCTGAATACCGTTAAAAAATTGCAcgtttcaaatttaaaatgtTGTGATTGTAATAGTACGGAGAATGTGGAATGgatttcaattaatttacTCTGTACTCTCTGTATCAAATGTTCAGGAGCACATAGATCTATGGGTTCGCATATCTCAAAGATTAGATCTTTAATATACGATAATTTCAGACCTGATGAGTTATTgtatttaattgaaaataaaatttcaaactCTGCATGCAATTTACTTTATGAATCAAATTTAGATCCagatttaaaaattgattttaattcaaatgattcGGAAAGATCAACTTTCATTACCAATAAATATAAACTCAAAATCTTTATAAACGATGGTAAtcaagatttcaaaaattctacAAAGCAATTGGTTAAAgcaattcatttaaatagTATCCATTTATTACAATCATGCATAGCGAAAAGTAACATGTCCCTAAGAGACTTATCCCTACAATacaataaatcatcaaatttatcccttttcaaatattcattgaagcattataatttcattaataacaagaaaattttttatgtaACAGAATTTCTATTAATTAATAACATGACACTCGATACAGATTTCCCCACAACCTCagatctttcaaatgaCACTCTTAATTACTggaaattaaaattaacaAATTCTGGTGATTTACAACCGCAACTAAATCCTGGATCAGTGACATCAAAGTCAAATAGTAATCCTACTATTGATAATGACACCAAAGCGAACGTAAAAAGGAATTCAGGCAAAAGATGGAGTTTAGCACTTCTTCCAAGATCGACATTACATAAAtctttaaagaaaaaataa
- the KAFR0G01185 gene encoding uncharacterized protein (similar to Saccharomyces cerevisiae YDR524C-B and YCL048W-A; ancestral locus Anc_1.22), whose amino-acid sequence MQFKNILAIAATVAAVQAANVSNTTVSNATNASNASNSTSSQISTGAANANTLNAGIFGAAVAAGVAFLF is encoded by the coding sequence ATGCAATTCAAGAACATTTTAGCTATCGCTGCCACTGTCGCTGCTGTCCAAGCTGCTAACGTTTCTAACACCACCGTTTCTAACGCTACCAACGCTTCTAATGCTTCCAACTCCACTTCTAGTCAAATCTCTACTGGTGCTGCTAACGCTAACACCTTAAACGCTGGTATCTTCGGTGCTGCCGTCGCTGCTGGTGTCGCTTTCTTATTCTAA